The genomic DNA GGCGAGCATTACGGCGGAGCAATCGCCAGAATTCAGTTGTCGGCCGGAGGCTGCGGGTCGACGCATTCGATCTCAGGAAACATAGATAACGGAACCAGCAATATGAGCGGCGTCTCAGTGACCATATCGGGCGGTACAAATGCCTCGACAACGACAGATGCGAATGGCAATTACACGTTCGCAAATCTGCCATCCGGCTTGAATTACATAGTTACGCCAACGCTGGCGAACCACACATTCACGCCGCCAACGCGGACGTACAATACACTCGCGGCAGATATGACCGACGCTGATTTCACAGGCGCAAACTCATGCACATTCTCGCTCAGCCCCGATAATGCCAATTTTACTGCGGCTGGCGGCAGTGGTTCATTTAACGTTACGACGCAGCCGGGCTGTCAATGGACAGCGGCTGCGAGCAGTAATATTGCCCCTTGGGTGACCATAAACGGTGCGTCCAGCGGCACCGGCAACGGGACTGTTAATTATACCGTCGAAGCGAATACGTCGATACTTCGGTACGGCGACGTTCTCATCAATGGTGCGATAAGCCACTTCATCGGTCAGGAGACGGGAATGGGAACTTGCCCGACGGTCACGCCGGTAACATATGGCACGACGTTAAATGGGGCATTAGCCGTCAGCGATTGTGATCTCAGTGGACGCTACACCGACCAGTTTTCGTTTAGTGGGACGGTAGGCGACCGCGTTTTGATTCGCTTGAGTTCAAGTGATTTTGCCGAGTCGCTTATTCTCCACAATCAAGCTAACACCGCGATCTATACGTTCACGACTGGCGGAGCCGCGAACGATGCACGTATCCCGAACAGCTACGGATTTTACACGCTTCCGGCAACCGGAACTTATATAATCTCTGCCTCAAACTGGGGCAACGGCGGTTCGCCGACGGGCAATTACACTCTCTCGCTGCATTCCGATCGAACGGTGCCAGGCGTTACGCCGCCTAGCGGACTGATCGGCTGGTATGCCGGCGAAGGCGACACTCGCAATCAGCAAGGCAATAGCACCGGCACTTTCAACGGCACGGCGACTTATCTGACCGACTACGCCGGACAATCGTTCAGCATGAATGGAACCGACCGCTACGTCGAGGTTCCGTCCGCAAGCGAGTCGTTCATCGTCTCGTCGATCTCGGTCGAAGCTTGGGTGAACACCACGACCTTGAGCGGTGATCCGAATACGCCTTCCCCGAGGTATCGCACGATAGCTTCGAAGTACAACGGCAACGGTGCCGCGAGTTGGTCGCTCGATATGGAAGAAGGCGGAGCGATCACATTCTACGTTTACGACGGTTCCTCGAATACTTACAGAGGTGTTCGAACCGTCGGTGCCGCGGCGTTCTTGACCGCAAATGAATGGAAACATGTTGCAGCCACATTCGATCAAACCACGCAAGAGATCCGATTGTTCATCAATGGCTCCGATGCTGGGCAGTTGGTCGCCGGTTCGGCGAACAGCATTAGCGGTATCGGACAGAATAGTTCACCGCTTCGAATCGGTTCTTACAACAACGGCAGCTCTGTCATGGGCTATTGGCAAGGCCGTCTCGATGAAGTTTCGATCTATAACCGAGCCATAACTCACGACGAGGTCAAATCGATCATCGACGCGGGCCGTATCGGCAAAGATCAAGTCGGCGGCGATCAATAATCAGACGACCGCTACGCTTGGCACATCGACGATCAACTTTGCGGTGGCAACGACCGGAACTGCAACCGAGACGCCGATAGATGGAGCCGCTTTGCCGGCTCCGCTTCCTGTTGGTCAAGCGCTGCACTTGGCGTTTAACATTTCGACGAATGCACCGTTTACCGGTAACGCGACCGTTTGCTTTGCGGTGCCGACCGTCACGCCTGCGGAATTTGCCGATCTTAAGGTCTATCACCTCGAGGCCGGCGTTTGGGTCGATCGAACGGCTCCGGGCAACGTGTATCCGACGCTGTGTTCATTGACTCCATCGTTCTCGCCGTTCGCGATCGCGAAACCGCTGGTGCCAAGTTCTTCGACCGTCAGCGTCAGTGGACGCGTGCTAACTGCGAATGGTCAAGGGATCAAAAACACGATACTGTCACTCTCGTTAGCAGATGGAACGGTCGTTCGGACGCGAAGCTCGTCGTTCGGCTACTATCGTTTCGACAATGTCGAGTCAGGACAGTCCGCGGTGCTCTCGATCCACTCGAAGCGTTACACATTCGCTCAACCGAATCGTGTGATATCAATTTCCGACGATCTAACAAGCGTCGATTTCATCGCCGAACCGTAGTTGACCCGCGATTTGGCGACGATGGGCGAGCTGTATTTGCGGCTCGTCCTTTCTGTTTTGGCGACACTAGGCTAAAATCTGACCTTGTTAATATTATGGCAAAGGTCTATCGCGTAGGAATATTGGGTGCTACGGGCACCGTCGGACAGCGTTTCGCACAGCTTTTGGAGGATCATCCGCAGTTCGAGATCACGGCGATGGCGGCTTCGGACCGTTCGGCGGAGAAGCGGTACGCTGAGGCGTGTGCGTGGAAGCTGCCGGGCCAGATCCCGGCGAGCGTTCGCGATATCATTGTTCAGCCGATCGAGCCGCCGCTCGACTGCGACATCGTGTTTTCGAGTCTGCCGGGCAATGTCGCACGCGAGACCGAGGAGGCATTTGCTCGTGCCGGTTATCCTGTCATCTCCAATTCATCCGTCTACCGCATGGACGAGGACGTGCCGCTTCTGATCGCTGAGATCAACCACGACCACGTCGGATTGATCGAAAAGCAAAAGGTGAACCGAGGTTTCACAAAAGGATTTATCGTCACCAATCCGAACTGTGCGGTCATTTCATTCGCACCACCACTCGCGGCATTGCACCGAAAATTCGGCATCGAATCGGTCGTGCTGACGACTTTTCAGGCTATCTCCGGTGCAGGATATCCGGGTGTGGCGTCGCTGGATATCATGGACAACGTGATTCCGTACATCGCCGGCGAAGAGCCAAAGGTCGAGATCGAAGCCCAGAAGATCCTTGGAACACTGAAGAACGGCAGCATCGAACACGCAGATTTCACCGTTTCCGCCCAGTGTTTTCGAGTGAATGTGATCGACGGCCACATGGTCTCGGTGCGGGTCGATCTGAAGGAAAAAGCAACCCTTGAAGATGTGGTCGCCGCGATGCGCGAATTCCCGTCGCTCGACCTCCATTCATCGCCCGAGCATTTTATCGAGGTGACAGACGAACCTTCGCGGCCTCAGACGCGTCTCGATCGTGACGCAGGCGACGGAATGACGATAACCGTCGGCCGCGTTTTCCCGGACAACATCTTCGACTATCGCTTCGTCAGCCTTAGCCACAACACCGTCCGCGGAGCCGCGGGTTCGGCGATCTTGAATGCCGAGCTGCTTATTAAGAAAGGGTTGATCTAGCGAGTCACAGGCGGAAATCGGCATTTTGTTCTGATCGTCAAAAATGGCGGAAACACCGAAAACCAGCAAAAGTTTTATTAGCCGAGTAATGATCGTAGTGGCGATGGTTTGCCTGGTCGTACTCGGATCAGCACTGATCTATTTTACGTTCGACGTAATTTTGCTGATCTTCGCTGCGGCCCTGCTCGCAATATTTCTGCACGGACTCGCTGATATTCTGCGAAAGTGGGTTCCGCTCAGCGAAGGCTGGCTGGTGATGCTCGTCGCGGTGTTGTTGTTATTAGTGGTCGCCGGAGCAGTCGCGGTGCTTGCACCTAGTGTGGCCGAACAAGTTCGTGTCCTACGGGTCGAAATTCCAAAATCGGCTCAGAATGCTGGGCAGTATTTATCGCAGTTTGGCTGGGGGCAGACGCTGATCGCCCAACTGCCGAGTGCCGACGATGTAATGGCAAAGCTCGATGCGGCGAGCGTGATGTCGCGTGTCGGCGGATTCTTTTCGTCGACTGTAGGTGCCGTTGGGAATGTCTTGGTCACGATCCTTCTTGCTATCTACCTTGCCAGTGAACCGCGATATTACTCGGCCGGGATCATCCGGTTGTTTCCAAAAGAAAAAAGGGAACGTGTTAGTGAGATACTTAGTTCGATCTACCAAACGCTGCGTTGGTGGCTGATCGGGAAGGCAGCGTCGATGCTGTTTATCGGCGTGCTCACGTGGATCGGGTTGTCGATATTGGGTGTGCCCCTCGCTCTCACGCTCGGGCTGATCGCGGGGCTATTGTCGTTTATACCAAATTTCGGGCCGATCCTGTCGGCGATACCGGCGATTCTGCTGGCGTTCATCGACAGTCCGATCAGCGCGTTGTACGTGCTCGGGCTCTACGGCGGCGTGCAGGTCATCGAGTCGAACGTCGTCACGCCCATCATCGAACGCGAAACCGTCGAACTCGCACCGGCGCTGACCATCATCTTCCAACTCGCCCTCGGAGCAATGATCGGCGGCCTCGGCCTGGTCCTCGCAACGCCGCTATTGGCAATGGTCGTCGTGATAGTTAAGATGGTCTATTTTGAGGATGTGTTGGGCGACAAAGAAGTTCCGATCGAAGCGGTTACGGAAGAGAGTCCGGCATAAAAATTTATGATCGAAAGATATACATTGCCTGAGATGGGTGCGGTTTGGTCGCTGGAGAATAAGTTTCAGAAGTGGCTGGATGTTGAGATCGCCGTGTGCGAAGTTCATGCTGAGGACGGGACCATACCGGCTGAGGCTGTGGAGCAGATCAAGGCCAAGGCGGCGTTTACGGTTGAGCGGATCAATGAGATCGAGAAGACGACCGACCATGACGTGATCGCTTTTACCACGAATCTGGCCGAGAACATCGGCGACGCGGCGAGGTTTGTGCATTACGGGCTGACTTCGAGCGACGTCGTAGATACTGCGAACGCTTTGTTGTTGAAGGACGCTTGCGATCTGCTGCTCGCGAAACTGGATGCGTTGCTCGTGGTGTTAAAACGGCGGGCGTTCGAATTCAAAGACACGCCGCAGATCGGGCGGACGCATGGGATACACGCCGAGCCGACCTCGTTTGGGCTGGTGTGGGCGTTGTGGTATTCGGAAACGCAGAGAAACCGCGAGAGGCTGTTGAAAGCGAAGGAACAGATCGCTGTCGGCAAGATCAGCGGTGCCGTCGGGGCTTTCGCTCATCTGGCGCCGGACGTGGAGGAGCGTGTTTGTGAGCGTTTGGGTCTGAAGGCAGCGGACGTTTCGACACAGGTCATTCAGCGTGACCGTTACGCCGAGTTTCTGTGTACGCTGGCGATAATCGCTTCGACTCTGGAGAAGATCGCCTTGCAAGTGCGGCACTGGCAGCGGACCGAGGTTCGCGAGGCTCAGGAGAAATTCAAGACCGGCCAGAAAGGCTCTTCGGCAATGCCGCATAAGCGGAATCCGATATTGTCCGAGCGTATCTGCGGAATGGCGAGGACCGTGCGTGCGAATTCGATCGTCGGCCTGGAAAACGTCGCACTATGGCACGAACGTGACATCTCGCACTCTTCGGCAGAGCGTATCGTGTTGCCTGATTCCTCGGCAACGCTCGATTACATTCTCGCGAAAACAACTTCGTTGCTCGACACGCTGATCGTTTATCCCGAGAATATGCTCAAGAATCTCGACCTAACACGCGGCCTTGTATTCAGCGGCCAGCTAATGCTTGCTCTCACGCAAAAAGGCATCAGTCGCGAAGACGCCTACGCCTGGACACAGCGAAACGCAATGAAGGTCTGGGACGAAGGCGGCGTGTATGTTGAGTTGGTAACGAAAGACGCGGACATCTCTTCGCACCTTTCGGCTGATGAAATCGCCCGCGTCTTTGATCTGAAACATTACCTGCGCAATGTTGAAACGGTGTTTGGTCGGGTATTTGACTAATTCGACCATTTATCGGCCATGTTGCCGATGATCGGGAGCTTGAAGATCTGGCCCTGAAATCCTTTGATGCAAGCGATCACAAGTCCAATGACCCAAACGAGCACGAAAAGCAAAAAAGCGATGTAAACCAGAAAGATCAGAACTACCAATGCCGGCATTTGCGAAACTGCCACTATCGCCATAACCACAAAGACCGCGATCACAAAGATGATGGTAGCGACGACCATTATCGCCGAATGCAGTAACGACTGAATAGCATGAAAGCGTGGAAGTTTGTTGGTCTTGTCAGTGGCAAGTACGCCAATACTAACGATCAAGTGGCAAAACAGGACCGGAACGTATGCGAGGCCGGCCGCGACATTTGCGTCTAATCCGAAAGCCGATTTTCCTGATTCATTCATAACTATTTTCTCCATCAAAATTAAAACAGGCCCTTGCTACAGCCCGTAAGGCTGAACACAAAGGCCCTTTGCTAAAACCAAGTGTTAGTTTGACCAGTTATCAGCCATTCCGCCGATGATAGGCAGCTTGAAGATCTTGCCCATAAATCCTTGAATGCAGCATATGATCGTAGCCACTATCCAGATCAGGAATGTACCGATGTATACCAAAGCCCCAAGTATCGCTAAAAGACCAAAGTCTGCGGCAGCTCCGACACCGACGATCGCGATACCCGCAACGTATCCAACGATAAGTACGCCGATAAGCAGTAGAGATTGGAATGCTGAGAAGCGTGCGAGTTTATTGGACTTATCGGTAACGAGAATAATGATGCTCATTATTAGGTTGACACCGCATATCGGTAGGTAAGCGAGTCCGGCTGCGACATTCGCATCAAGTCCGAGTGCGGATTTTCCATCAGTGTTTTGCATAATTTTAAGTGTTCTCCTTTAGAGGGTTTTGATTTGTAACGATTGCATGAAGCGAAATTTACGTGAAATTTACCATAAGACTTTGATTTATACAACGTAGTGCGTAACAATCTAGAATTTATTTTGGAGCTCGATATGAAAGCAAAGGTTTACGTCACACTCAAGCCCAGCGTGCTCGATCCACAGGGCAAAGCCATCCATCACAGCGTTGCCTCGTTAGGCTATAAAGGCATTAGCGATATCCGCCAGGGCAAGTACTTTGAGCTGTTGGTCGACGACTCGATCCCGCTCGATGTCGCCCAATCAAACATCGAACGGATCGCCAATGACGTTCTTGCAAATCCGGTCATCGAAGACTTTCGCGTGGAGGTGGAAGCGTGAAGTTTGGCGTAATTGTATTTCCCGGTTCCAACTGCGATCACGACGCTTATCACGTTCTCTCCAAGCATGTTGGACAGCCTGTCGATTTTGTCTGGCATCAACAGACCGATCTGAGCGAATTTGACGCGCTCATCGTGCCCGGAGGCTTTTCGTACGGCGATTATTTACGCGCCGGCGCGTTAGCTCGGTTTTCGCCGGTAATGCGGTCCGTCAAGGAATTTGCCGCCGAAGGCAAGTTCGTTTTCGGCATCTGCAACGGCTTTCAGATCCTATGCGAGGCCGGCCTGCTTCCGGGTGTCCTAATGCGAAATGCTGGGCTCCATTTTATCTGTAAGCACGTCAATCTGCGGGTTGAGAATGCAAACACCCCGTTTACATCTGAGGTAGATCCCACGAAGGTTCTTTCGATCCCGGTCGCTCATGCCGAAGGCAATTACACCTGCGACGACGTCACTTACCAACACCTCGAAGAGAACGGCCAGATCGTCTTTCGCTACTGCGACGAGAACGGTGAAGTCACCGCGGAGTCAAACCCAAACGGTGCTCGTTCGAACATCGCCGGCATTTGCAATCTCGACCGCAATGTCATGGGAATGATGCCCCACCCCGAACGTGCCTGCGAAGAACTCCTCGGCTCAAACGACGGCCGCGACATCTTTCGCTCGCTAACGCACGCTATAAATCAAGGGTGATTTACTTTTCCCTCTTTCGGTGTTTCAATAGAATTGTTTGAAAATTTACACCAGTAATGCTGTTCCACATGCGGCATTCGGGCGGCGATACGTGGCCGTCTTTTACATAAATCGCACGTTCAAACACTGATGCCGCGAAGGAAATTTCGTCATACACAGCGTTTTGAGTCTTCGGGTGACAGCACCTTTCAGGAATATCTTTTAAATCAACCAACACAACAGACAACGCGGTCCGAGCTGCTTCGTCTGATCCGCGGAGGCGAGGACACGTACCTTGAGCTCAAGGTCAAGCTGTCGAACTCGGAGCGGATCGCGCAGGGCATCGTCGCGCTCGCGAACACAGACGGCGGGACGATCATTTTCGGCGTCAACGACCAGCTCCGGATCGAGGGCGTTTCGAATCCCGAATGGGTTCAGTCCGAGCTTGCACGCATCTGCCGCGAAGAGATCGTGCCGCCGCTTGTTCCTATGATCGACACGATGGCATTTGACAGCGGAAAACGCATTGTCGCTCTCGACGTCGACGGCAAAAAGCGGCCATACCGGACAAAGGACGGCCGTTTTTATCTGCGGATCGGTGCTGAGAAACGCGAGGTTTCGCGTGACGAATTATCTGGCTGGCTCGACGAGATCAGGCCGCTCGGATTTGAGAATATACCTTTGCAGACGGTGACCGAGGATGATTTTGACGACGCTCTGCTGTGGTCATTTGCGAGCGGATTTGATGATAATGCCCCGAATCTCGCTCTGTACAACACCAGCGATTTTCTGCGCAAGGACCTGCTGCTTGCGGTCGGCAATGTGGACGATTTCTTCCCAACGGTCGCCGCTGTTCTATTATTTGGCAAGGACGAGCGCGTGGCTGAACTGCTGCCGCGTTCGAATGTGACGGTTGCCAGGTTCTCAGGCTCGAACGGTTCTGCACAGCTGATCGAGGCGATCGAGGTCAAGGGAAATCTGCATTCGCAGTACGAGACGATCATGGCGTTCGTCAAACGTTACACCGATCTCGGAAAGGAGCGGCCAAAACGCAAACTCGAACTCGTCACAGATTCAGTCGTTCAGGCTCGGGCAAATTATCACTTTTACTCGATCTCAGAGGCGATCATCAACGCCTTGGTCCATCGCGACCTCGCCCTGCGTGAGATACGAACAAGGATCAACATCTACGACAACGCCATCGAATTTATTAACCCACGACGGACCAATGGCTTTAATCCGCCGGCTTCACGTGCCATCCGATACGGCATCACCCAACGCCTAAACCCGCAGATCGCGGCGATATTCACTCGCCGCGAATACGGAGTCAACGCCCCGCACGGCGGCCTGCCGATGATCCTTCGGCAGTCGAACCGCTTTTCGGGCCGCAAACCCGAGATCTACTTGGCGGGCGATGAGTTCAAATTGAAGATATGGGCGGCGTAACGAGACTCGAATCAGGAGTCGGGAGACCGGACTCGTGGCTCGCCGGCCACATATTGCGTTGGCTGCTATCGGTCGCGGCGGCGGCCGTCTACTTCTTTTCCAATCCCAATCCTCAGAGTTATTACGATTACACATTTCGCGTTGCGGAGAACTTTCTTCGCGGATCGATCGGATTTGCCGAAAAGCGGCCGCCGTGGCTGAATGAGTTTGTGCCGTTCGAGGGCGAATGGTACTCGGTCTTTCCGCTTGGTGCTGTGGTATCGATGATCCCGGAAGCGGCGTTAAAGATAGCCGGGATAGTGACACAGATGCCGGGTGCCTGGGTTGCGGCGATCCTGGCGGGAATTATCTGTTATTTTCTGCTCAGCATCGCTGAAAAATACGACACATCGGCGACTCGCCGGATACTTCTGACCTTTGCGATCCTGTTCGGCACGTTTATGTGGACGAACCTGACGTTCGCGGGGGCGTGGCAGCTGGCACTTGGGTTCGCGATGGTCGGGCAGCTCGGGGCGATCTATTTTACCGTTTATGACCGGAGGCCGTTGTTGGCCGGTCTTTTCTTCGCACTGGCATTTGGTAACCGGACAGAGAATTTGTTGACCGCACCGGTGTTCATGTATCTATTGTGCCGTGCCGAAGAACCGGAGAAATTGAGTTTGGGAGAAGAAGAGAAGGGATCAGGCACCGAAGCGGTAAAGACCGGCTTCCAGGGGGCTTCACCTTTCAAGATTCGAGACTTGAGCCTATTTTGTGCAGTACCTTTCGTGCTTGGCATCTCGACGTTGATCTATAACTACGTACGTTTTCATTCATTCACCGATTTTGGCTATTCGCGGATCCCGGGAGTTTTGGATGAGCCATGGTACAACCACGGAATATTCTCTGTATGGTACCTATTTCGACAGGCGTGGGAAATGCTTTTCAAAATGTGGAACTGGAGCGAGACTTTCCCCTACATCGTGCCGGATGGATTCAGCTCGTCAATTCTCTTTAGCAGCCCGTTTCTGCTGCTGATCTTCCGTAGGGGTGCACGCGACAGAGTGCTCAAACTCGCGTCGTGGTTTTCGATCGTGATACTCACTTTTCTTCATTGGACGCACGGAAATTCGGGCGGATGGCAGTTCGGTTATCGATATGCGATGGTGCTGCTGCCGTGGATCTTTGTCATCATGTTAGAGAATGGTAAAAGGCACCTTACGCCGCTCGAATGGTCGCTGATCGGCCTGTCGTTCGTTGCCAATGCTTACGCGACTTGGGTCTTTCATTGGACCAATTATCTGGAACGATGGATCTCGGGCGATGTTTGAGTACCGGGCAGGTCCCGATATTGAATACCGGTCATTGCTGAAAGGAAATACCAAAAAACTGATAAACGATAACTGACAACTGATCAAGAGCGCTTTCGCAGCTATCAGTTATCATTTAATTTAATAGATAACCGTTGATTCGAAACAGGTGAATGGATTTATAAATTATGGCAATTGTACGTAAAAGACAGATCGAAAATCTAGAGCAGATGAGCGGTGAACAGCTTGAGGCATTTTTGGACCTGATGCCCGCGAGACAAGAATCCGTCAGTCAGATGCTCGATTACGTCGAGGACGAACTCTACGAGACCGAGTGCGATCACAGCCTGCGTCACTCGATGCGGTTCATGATGAAAAACGGCCTCGATTTCCCAAAACTCACCAACTGGCTCAACGAAAATGGCGGCTACTGCGACTGCAAGGTAATGGAGCAGATCGCTCCGCTCTGGCGTGCAACATTTGGAGACGATTAGAAGACTATGAAGACGATGCTTTTGATGTGGATGGTACTGATTTTTTCAGGAGCGATGTTCGCACAGACCGCCAAGACGATGACGATCAACGTCTATCTGTCTAATGAAAAGTTAAACCCGAACATCGACGATTGCAACAAGGTGTTTCCGGTCACACGTAAGATACCGAAGACGACAGCAACTGCAAAAGCCGCACTCACTGAACTTTTCAAGGGCCCGACCAAAGCCGAAGAAGCGAAAGGTTACAGCGGTATGTCAGCTGCCGAGACTGACGGCATACTCAAAAGCATTAACGTAAAAAACGGAGCGGCATACGTCAATTTTACTAGCCGCGTGACTGTACAAATGGGCAACGCGACCACTAGCTGCGGCGGCGGCCAATATTGGGGAATGTTCGACAAAACCCTGATGCAGTTCCCGACGATCAAAAAAGTCTACTACGCGGTCGAGGGCAACACTAACGACTTTTACGAGTGGGTCCAAGTCGGCGAATGCCCGTTCGGCAAACATTGCGCAAAAAG from Acidobacteriota bacterium includes the following:
- the asd gene encoding aspartate-semialdehyde dehydrogenase, translating into MAKVYRVGILGATGTVGQRFAQLLEDHPQFEITAMAASDRSAEKRYAEACAWKLPGQIPASVRDIIVQPIEPPLDCDIVFSSLPGNVARETEEAFARAGYPVISNSSVYRMDEDVPLLIAEINHDHVGLIEKQKVNRGFTKGFIVTNPNCAVISFAPPLAALHRKFGIESVVLTTFQAISGAGYPGVASLDIMDNVIPYIAGEEPKVEIEAQKILGTLKNGSIEHADFTVSAQCFRVNVIDGHMVSVRVDLKEKATLEDVVAAMREFPSLDLHSSPEHFIEVTDEPSRPQTRLDRDAGDGMTITVGRVFPDNIFDYRFVSLSHNTVRGAAGSAILNAELLIKKGLI
- a CDS encoding AI-2E family transporter; protein product: MIVVAMVCLVVLGSALIYFTFDVILLIFAAALLAIFLHGLADILRKWVPLSEGWLVMLVAVLLLLVVAGAVAVLAPSVAEQVRVLRVEIPKSAQNAGQYLSQFGWGQTLIAQLPSADDVMAKLDAASVMSRVGGFFSSTVGAVGNVLVTILLAIYLASEPRYYSAGIIRLFPKEKRERVSEILSSIYQTLRWWLIGKAASMLFIGVLTWIGLSILGVPLALTLGLIAGLLSFIPNFGPILSAIPAILLAFIDSPISALYVLGLYGGVQVIESNVVTPIIERETVELAPALTIIFQLALGAMIGGLGLVLATPLLAMVVVIVKMVYFEDVLGDKEVPIEAVTEESPA
- a CDS encoding adenylosuccinate lyase, producing the protein MIERYTLPEMGAVWSLENKFQKWLDVEIAVCEVHAEDGTIPAEAVEQIKAKAAFTVERINEIEKTTDHDVIAFTTNLAENIGDAARFVHYGLTSSDVVDTANALLLKDACDLLLAKLDALLVVLKRRAFEFKDTPQIGRTHGIHAEPTSFGLVWALWYSETQRNRERLLKAKEQIAVGKISGAVGAFAHLAPDVEERVCERLGLKAADVSTQVIQRDRYAEFLCTLAIIASTLEKIALQVRHWQRTEVREAQEKFKTGQKGSSAMPHKRNPILSERICGMARTVRANSIVGLENVALWHERDISHSSAERIVLPDSSATLDYILAKTTSLLDTLIVYPENMLKNLDLTRGLVFSGQLMLALTQKGISREDAYAWTQRNAMKVWDEGGVYVELVTKDADISSHLSADEIARVFDLKHYLRNVETVFGRVFD
- the purS gene encoding phosphoribosylformylglycinamidine synthase subunit PurS, whose product is MKAKVYVTLKPSVLDPQGKAIHHSVASLGYKGISDIRQGKYFELLVDDSIPLDVAQSNIERIANDVLANPVIEDFRVEVEA
- the purQ gene encoding phosphoribosylformylglycinamidine synthase subunit PurQ; its protein translation is MKFGVIVFPGSNCDHDAYHVLSKHVGQPVDFVWHQQTDLSEFDALIVPGGFSYGDYLRAGALARFSPVMRSVKEFAAEGKFVFGICNGFQILCEAGLLPGVLMRNAGLHFICKHVNLRVENANTPFTSEVDPTKVLSIPVAHAEGNYTCDDVTYQHLEENGQIVFRYCDENGEVTAESNPNGARSNIAGICNLDRNVMGMMPHPERACEELLGSNDGRDIFRSLTHAINQG
- a CDS encoding putative DNA binding domain-containing protein, producing MPRRKFRHTQRFESSGDSTFQEYLLNQPTQQTTRSELLRLIRGGEDTYLELKVKLSNSERIAQGIVALANTDGGTIIFGVNDQLRIEGVSNPEWVQSELARICREEIVPPLVPMIDTMAFDSGKRIVALDVDGKKRPYRTKDGRFYLRIGAEKREVSRDELSGWLDEIRPLGFENIPLQTVTEDDFDDALLWSFASGFDDNAPNLALYNTSDFLRKDLLLAVGNVDDFFPTVAAVLLFGKDERVAELLPRSNVTVARFSGSNGSAQLIEAIEVKGNLHSQYETIMAFVKRYTDLGKERPKRKLELVTDSVVQARANYHFYSISEAIINALVHRDLALREIRTRINIYDNAIEFINPRRTNGFNPPASRAIRYGITQRLNPQIAAIFTRREYGVNAPHGGLPMILRQSNRFSGRKPEIYLAGDEFKLKIWAA
- a CDS encoding DUF2695 domain-containing protein; the encoded protein is MAIVRKRQIENLEQMSGEQLEAFLDLMPARQESVSQMLDYVEDELYETECDHSLRHSMRFMMKNGLDFPKLTNWLNENGGYCDCKVMEQIAPLWRATFGDD
- a CDS encoding GerMN domain-containing protein is translated as MKTMLLMWMVLIFSGAMFAQTAKTMTINVYLSNEKLNPNIDDCNKVFPVTRKIPKTTATAKAALTELFKGPTKAEEAKGYSGMSAAETDGILKSINVKNGAAYVNFTSRVTVQMGNATTSCGGGQYWGMFDKTLMQFPTIKKVYYAVEGNTNDFYEWVQVGECPFGKHCAKSNFK